A stretch of Eleutherodactylus coqui strain aEleCoq1 chromosome 2, aEleCoq1.hap1, whole genome shotgun sequence DNA encodes these proteins:
- the ETFRF1 gene encoding electron transfer flavoprotein regulatory factor 1, which translates to MANPLRGEVVKLYKNLLFLGREYPRGEIFFKERLKKAFMKNKDVRDPKKIQELITRGEFVIKELEALYFLRKYRAMKQRYYEDNAGS; encoded by the exons ATGGCAAATCCGTTGCGAGGAGAGGTGGTGAAGCTGTACAAGAAC CTTCTCTTCTTGGGACGGGAATACCCAAGAGGCGAGATCTTCTTCAAGGAGCGGCTGAAGAAAGCCTTCATGAAGAATAAGGACGTCCGTGACCCTAAGAAGATCCAGGAGCTCATCACTCGGGGGGAGTTTGTCATTAAAGAGCTGGAAGCGTTATACTTTCTGCGCAAATACCGGGCCATGAAACAGCGTTATTACGAGGACAATGCGGGCTCCTAA
- the KRAS gene encoding GTPase KRas isoform X2 — translation MTEYKLVVVGAGGVGKSALTIQLIQNHFVDEYDPTIEDSYRKQVVIDGETCLLDILDTAGQEEYSAMRDQYMRTGEGFLCVFAINNTKSFEDIHHYREQIKRVKDSEDVPMVLVGNKCDLPSRTVDTKQAQDLARSYGIPFIETSAKTRQGVDDAFYTLVREIRKHKEKMSKEGKKKKKKSKSKCLIL, via the exons ATGACAGAATATAAGCTGGTGGTGGTTGGCGCTGGAGGCGTGGGCAAGAGCGCCCTGACCATACAGCTGATACAGAACCATTTTGTGGACGAGTATGACCCCACTATAGAG GACTCTTACAGGAAGCAGGTTGTGATCGATGGGGAGACGTGCCTCCTGGATATACTGGACACTGCAGGCCAAGAGGAGTACAGCGCCATGAGGGACCAGTACATGAGGACGGGCGAGGGCTTCCTATGCGTCTTTGCCATCAATAACACTAAGTCCTTCGAGGACATTCACCATTATCG AGAGCAAATAAAAAGGGTAAAGGACTCTGAGGATGTACCGATGGTCCTAGTCGGCAATAAATGTGACTTACCTTCTAGAACAGTAGACACCAAACAAGCTCAGGACCTAGCGAGAAGTTACGGCATTCCTTTCATCGAGACGTCTGCAAAAACCAGACAG GGCGTCGACGACGCTTTCTACACATTAGTACGAGAAATCCGAAAGCACAAAGAGAAGATGAGCAAGGAGggcaaaaagaagaagaaaaagtccAAGTCCAAGTGTCTCATCCTGTGA
- the KRAS gene encoding GTPase KRas isoform X1, which yields MTEYKLVVVGAGGVGKSALTIQLIQNHFVDEYDPTIEDSYRKQVVIDGETCLLDILDTAGQEEYSAMRDQYMRTGEGFLCVFAINNTKSFEDIHHYREQIKRVKDSEDVPMVLVGNKCDLPSRTVDTKQAQDLARSYGIPFIETSAKTRQRVEDAFYTLVREIRQYRVKKMSKEEKTPGCVKIKKCLIM from the exons ATGACAGAATATAAGCTGGTGGTGGTTGGCGCTGGAGGCGTGGGCAAGAGCGCCCTGACCATACAGCTGATACAGAACCATTTTGTGGACGAGTATGACCCCACTATAGAG GACTCTTACAGGAAGCAGGTTGTGATCGATGGGGAGACGTGCCTCCTGGATATACTGGACACTGCAGGCCAAGAGGAGTACAGCGCCATGAGGGACCAGTACATGAGGACGGGCGAGGGCTTCCTATGCGTCTTTGCCATCAATAACACTAAGTCCTTCGAGGACATTCACCATTATCG AGAGCAAATAAAAAGGGTAAAGGACTCTGAGGATGTACCGATGGTCCTAGTCGGCAATAAATGTGACTTACCTTCTAGAACAGTAGACACCAAACAAGCTCAGGACCTAGCGAGAAGTTACGGCATTCCTTTCATCGAGACGTCTGCAAAAACCAGACAG AGAGTGGAGGATGCTTTTTATACCTTGGTGAGAGAAATCCGACAATACAGAGTGAAAAAGATGAGCAAGGAAGAGAAGACGCCCGGCtgcgtgaaaataaaaaaatgccttATAATGTGA